The proteins below come from a single Maylandia zebra isolate NMK-2024a linkage group LG23, Mzebra_GT3a, whole genome shotgun sequence genomic window:
- the LOC101464418 gene encoding granzyme E produces the protein MFAHFNLAILTVLLILHDQVHTGEIIGGHETVPHSRPYMVLLQQNKANGHSGHCGGFLLNENFVLTAAHCHAETYKIFLGLHNYHDMNGVQHLHVEKAFPHDDYDANTFENDIMVLKLKSKAEFNDKVKSIALADHGDGSLPQSCVVSGWGRTKEGSHMSLKLLEANVTLTDDERCAMEMFYCSKGETGPGKGDSGGPLVCGDGKAYGVVSTSSSPTPSASSIHRYTKIPTYKVWINSIINGNGKY, from the exons ATGTTTGCCCACTTTAACCTGGCAATACTCACTGTTTTGCTGATTCTTCATGATCAAG tcCACACAGGGGAAATCATCGGTGGCCATGAGACCGTGCCACATAGCAGACCGTACATGGTGCTTTTACAGCAGAACAAGGCAAATGGTCATTCAGGACACTGTGGTGGCTTCCTTCTGAATGAGAATTTTGTGTTGACTGCAGCCCACTGCCATGCTGA AACGTACAAAATATTCCTGGGTCTTCACAATTACCATGATATGAATGGTGTACAACACCTGCATGTGGAGAAAGCCTTTCCTCATGATGACTACGATGCAAATACTTTTGAAAACGATATAATGGTCCTTAAG TTGAAGTCCAAGGCAGAATTTAACGATAAAGTGAAGTCCATTGCTCTCGCAGACCATGGCGATGGCTCTCTGCCACAATCATGTGTCGTCTCTGGCTGGGGAAGAACAAAAGAAGGAAGCCATATGTCTTTGAAACTCCTGGAAGCTAATGTAACCCTGACTGATGATGAGAGGTGTGCTATGGAAATGTTTTACTGCTCTAAGGGCGAGACTGGACCAGGCAAG GGAGACTCTGGTGGTCCATTAGTCTGTGGAGATGGAAAGGCATATGGGGTGGTGTCCACCAGCAGTAGCCCAACTCCCAGTGCTTCATCAATCCATAGGTATACTAAGATACCCACCTACAAAGTATGGATCAATTCCATAATCAATGGTAATGGGAAATACTAA
- the LOC101464713 gene encoding mast cell protease 1A encodes MFTHCNLAALILVLTLHDQVHTGEIVGGHKVAPHSRPYMVILELNKSNGITTYCDGFLVNEHFVMTAAHCEARLYKVFLGLHDYKNRRKVQTVTVDETNAFPHEGYNKTSLKNDIMLLKLHPKAKFNENVTSITLAGRDDVPKSCAVLGWGKTENGKASDVLREVNVNLTDNELCAKEKKYCSKGTTGPSNGDSGGPLVCECGTAYGVVSASKQNTYSYTMIPEYRDWIDCILKHK; translated from the exons ATGTTTACCCACTGTAACCTGGCAGCACTGATACTCGTGCTGACTCTTCATGATCAAG TTCATACAGGAGAAATCGTGGGTGGCCATAAGGTTGCACCACATAGCAGGCCGTACATGGTGATTTTGGAGCTGAACAAGTCAAATGGTATTACAACATACTGTGATGGCTTCCTTGTAAATGAGCATTTTGTGATGACTGCTGCCCACTGCGAAGCCAG ATTGTACAAAGTCTTTCTGGGACTTCATGATTACAAAAATCGCAGAAAAGTACAGACTGTGACTGTGGATGAGACAAATGCTTTTCCACACGAAGGCTACAACAaaacttctttaaaaaatgacataatGCTTCTTAAG TTGCATCCCAAGGCTAAGTTCAACGAGAATGTGACATCTATTACTCTCGCAGGCCGTGATGATGTCCCAAAGTCATGTGCAGTCCTTGGCTGGGGAAAAACAGAGAATGGTAAAGCATCTGATGTACTCCGGGAAGTCAATGTGAACCTGACTGACAATGAGTTGTGTGCTAAGGAAAAAAAGTACTGCTCTAAAGGTACAACTGGACCAAGCAAC GGAGACTCTGGTGGCCCGTTAGTCTGTGAATGTGGAACGGCGTATGGGGTGGTGTCTGCCAGCAAGCAAAACACCTACAGTTATACTATGATACCTGAATACAGAGACTGGATTGACTGCATACTAAAACATAAGTGA
- the LOC101464142 gene encoding granzyme B: protein MFTHCNLVVLIFVLILQDQVYTGEIIGGREVVPHSKPYMVLLELHNLGGHNKHCDGFLVNEDFVLTAAHCHAKSYKVFLGLHDYHNHNGVQHVSVPETNAFPHKDYNPVSYSNDIMLLKLSTKAVFNENVKPIDLADRDDGFAPKSCVVPGWGNTGNGKDSDVLLEVNVTLTENEICAKENKYCSEGATGPSTGDSGGPLVCEDGKAYGVVSASSNSMLDGLKLYSYIKISDKRDWIDSVIDHHRKW from the exons ATGTTTACCCACTGTAACCTGGTAGTACTTATATTCGTGTTGATTCTTCAAGATCAGG ttTATACAGGAGAAATCATTGGTGGCCGTGAAGTTGTGCCACATAGCAAACCATATATGGTGCTTTTGGAGCTGCACAACTTAGGTGGTCATAACAAACACTGTGATGGCTTCCTCGTTAATGAGGACTTTGTGCTGACTGCTGCCCACTGCCATGCAAA GTCCTACAAAGTCTTTTTGGGACTTCATGATTACCACAACCATAATGGAGTACAGCATGTGTCGGTGCCTGAGACCAATGCATTTCCACACAAAGACTATAATCCAGTTTCTTACAGCAACGATATAATGCTTCTTAAG TTGAGCACCAAGGCAGTGTTCAACGAGAATGTGAAACCTATTGATCTTGCAGACCGTGATGATGGATTTGCGCCAAAATCGTGTGTAGTTCCTGGTTGGGGAAACACGGGAAACGGTAAAGACTCTGATGTGCTCCTGGAAGTCAATGTAACCCTGACTGAGAATGAGATTTGTGCTAAGGAAAATAAGTACTGCTCTGAGGGTGCCACTGGACCATCCACG GGAGACTCTGGTGGCCCATTAGTCTGTGAAGATGGAAAGGCATACGGGGTGGTGTCCGCCAGTAGTAACTCAATGCTAGATGGCCTTAAGCTCTACAGTTACATTAAGATATCTGACAAACGAGACTGGATTGATTCTGTCATAGATCATCATCGAAAGTGGTAA